The Sphingomonas sanxanigenens DSM 19645 = NX02 genome includes a region encoding these proteins:
- a CDS encoding IS1 family transposase, which translates to MNKLTIEERAKILHLLCEGMSIRAITRLTGASKNTASKLLIDAGKACAAYHDANVRDVKASRVQVDEIWSFTYAKQKNVASAKAAPDAAGDTWTWTALDADSKMIVSYLVGGRDAEYAMGFMDDLAARLANRVQLTSDGHRAYLEAVEGAFGCDVDYAQLVKIYGPTLTAPGRYSPAECTGAKKIRVEGSPDIAHVSTSYVERQNLTMRMHMRRFTRLTNAFSKKVENHAHAVALHMMYYNFVRIHKTLRVTPAMAAGVADRLWEIADIAQLVADAEEAPKKRGPYNKRT; encoded by the coding sequence ATGAACAAGCTGACCATCGAAGAGCGCGCAAAAATCCTCCACCTTCTTTGCGAAGGCATGAGCATCCGCGCCATTACGCGGCTGACCGGCGCGAGCAAGAACACCGCCTCGAAGTTGCTGATCGACGCGGGCAAGGCGTGCGCCGCGTATCACGACGCCAACGTGCGCGACGTGAAAGCGAGCCGGGTGCAGGTCGATGAAATCTGGTCGTTCACCTACGCCAAGCAAAAGAACGTCGCGAGCGCGAAGGCCGCGCCGGACGCTGCTGGCGATACGTGGACGTGGACCGCGCTCGACGCTGACAGCAAGATGATCGTGTCCTATCTCGTTGGTGGTCGCGATGCGGAATACGCCATGGGGTTCATGGACGATCTGGCAGCGCGCCTTGCCAACCGCGTGCAGCTGACCAGCGACGGACACCGCGCCTATCTTGAGGCAGTCGAGGGCGCATTTGGATGCGACGTGGACTATGCGCAGCTGGTCAAGATTTACGGTCCCACGCTCACGGCACCCGGCCGCTACAGCCCCGCCGAATGCACTGGCGCGAAGAAAATCCGCGTCGAGGGAAGCCCTGATATCGCGCATGTTTCGACCAGCTACGTCGAGCGCCAGAACCTGACCATGCGGATGCACATGCGCCGCTTCACCCGTCTGACCAACGCTTTCTCAAAGAAGGTCGAGAACCACGCCCACGCGGTCGCGCTGCACATGATGTATTATAATTTCGTCCGCATCCATAAGACGCTGCGCGTGACCCCGGCGATGGCCGCTGGCGTGGCGGATCGCCTTTGGGAGATTGCCGATATTGCGCAGCTGGTCGCGGACGCCGAGGAAGCTCCCAAGAAGCGCGGGCCGTACAACAAGCGGACATAA